A single region of the Legionella oakridgensis ATCC 33761 = DSM 21215 genome encodes:
- a CDS encoding GNAT family N-acetyltransferase, producing the protein MENFQFLFKPVAKTQQQLIHEWIAQPHINQWLHGEGLKNTIKDLEQFVHAKNPWAMHWIAYDNDVPFAYLLTSELEKTLEQPKSAITLDLFIGRLDYIGKGIAVQMIHELLMQHFLHVEEVHIDPEIRNERAVHVYKKAGFKITGEFIAPWHPVPHYKMRLIMADIIQP; encoded by the coding sequence AACAGCAGCTCATTCATGAATGGATTGCTCAACCACACATTAATCAATGGCTCCATGGGGAGGGATTAAAAAATACAATTAAAGATTTAGAGCAATTTGTTCACGCCAAAAATCCTTGGGCTATGCATTGGATAGCTTATGATAACGATGTGCCTTTCGCTTATCTTTTAACCTCTGAACTTGAAAAAACACTCGAGCAACCAAAAAGTGCCATCACACTTGACTTGTTCATTGGTAGGCTGGATTACATTGGAAAAGGAATTGCGGTTCAAATGATCCATGAGCTTTTAATGCAACATTTTTTGCATGTGGAAGAAGTCCACATTGACCCAGAAATCCGTAATGAACGTGCAGTGCATGTCTATAAAAAAGCAGGCTTTAAAATTACAGGTGAATTTATTGCACCTTGGCATCCTGTGCCACATTATAAGATGCGACTTATCATGGCAGATATCATTCAACCATAA